One Vicugna pacos chromosome 33, VicPac4, whole genome shotgun sequence genomic region harbors:
- the POU2AF3 gene encoding LOW QUALITY PROTEIN: POU class 2 homeobox associating factor 3 (The sequence of the model RefSeq protein was modified relative to this genomic sequence to represent the inferred CDS: deleted 4 bases in 3 codons), which produces MSGNSAASPWGRVTRARGVCIQVHSHVFSCMEQRGTKSGHASLSRGSREGTGHAVAAPTWRLLPRAEAQRPSWPLRPSAYPSPPAPSRLATAVTLDFAARTLRAQRRRRRGELEAHGEPGKGAGRSGRAELSRGSPRAIRGRTRCPRGRGLREEVAERRWTAERGRGPGPAGQARDSLVTRRGAGGPPLSLQEPRRSRSPPLPLRLPRAHSRVEVRARVAPGSRGHPVARERPRGPTYSPRLRGCPRSRRAGRPPRRPLGRARPLPRAGQPGPASPGGGPFRGRPPRRERCPRPPCTPPWSSRCADSTRSLRAPPRKACAREGGGGERREEGRAGAGPKEGGGKDGERERRRKGARERRQKKETGGREISGLVPLLGSLVGPSPAQGQGWPNAICPVLAPGLDSAPRARRGLSLPQEPEKPKVYQGVRVKITVKELLQQRRAHQAASGGTLSGGNSVHLSDPVPPSPAGLYFEPEPVPSTPNYFQPQEFSSCVSCEENPNCLDQIFDSYLQSETHPDPSLNSMQSTPHYFPDSFQAAPFCFNQSLTPGSSSDSSTLSGSLDYSYSPAQLPSYAPENYNSPPSLDTRNCGYSSEDCSYPHLPSHTQCDPFSSATASVCCCASCEAEHLDPFRVSEYFSHPSTDYGNFAPSAAATSDFYQRGANWDICYS; this is translated from the exons ATGTCGGGTAACTCGGCTGCTTCTCCTTGGGGAAGGGTCACGCGGGCGAGGGGCGTTTGTATCCAGGTGCATTCCCACGTCTTTTCCTGCATGGAACAGAGAGGCACAAAGTCAGGGCATGCAAGTCTGAGCCGG GGATCCCGAGAGGGCACGGGGCACGCGGTGGCCGCTCCCACTTGGCGCCTGCTCCCGAGGGCAGAGGCCCAGAGGCCGAGTTGGCCGCTGAGGCCGTCCGCGTACCCCAGTCCACCAGCCCCCTCTCGCTTGGCCACAGCTGTGACCCTG GACTTCGCGGCGCGGACTCTGCGCgcccagcggcggcggcggcggggggagCTAGAGGCTCACGGTGAGCCCGGGAAGGGAGCCGGGCGCTCCGGCCGCGCGGAGCTGAGCCGTGGCAGCCCCCGTGCGATCCGGGGCCGCACCCGCTGCCCGCGGGGCCGTGGGCTCCGCGAGGAAGTCGCGGAGAGACGCTGGACCGCGGAGAGAGGGCGCGGCCCGGGTCCTGCGGGCCAGGCGCGGGATTCTCTGG TGACCAGGCGAGGCGCTGGCGGCCCGCCACTGTCGCTCCAGGAGCCCAGGCGATCGCGCAGCCCGCCCCTCCCCTTGCGGCTCCCCCGCGCTCACTCCCGGGTCGAGGTCAGGGCCCGAGTCGCGCCGGGCTCCCGCGGCCACCCCGTCGCCCGCGAACGCCCGCGCGGCCCGACCTACTCACCGCGGCTCCGCGGCTGCCCCCGCTCCCGGCGCGCAGGACGCCCTCCCCGCCGACCCCTGGGGCGCGCCCGGCCTCTCCCGCGAGCcgggcagcccggccccgccaGCCCCGGGGGCGGCCCCTTCCGGGGGCGGCCTCCCCGCCGAGAGCGCTGTCCTCGGCCGCCCTGCACACCTCCCTGGAGCTCTCGCTGCGCGGACTCGACTCGGAGTCTCCGGGCGCCGCCGAGAAAAGCCTGCGccagagagggagggggtggggagagacggGAAGAGGGGCGAGCAGGAGCCGGGcccaaggagggaggagggaaagatgGAGAGCGGGAAAGGCGGAGAAAGGGGGCGAGGGAGAGGAGGCAGAAGAAAGAGACCGGAGGGAGGGAGATCTCGGGCCTGGTGCCTTTACTGGGG AGTCTAGTGGGCCCCTCACCGGCCCAAGGACAAGGCTGGCCAAACGCCATCTGTCCAGTGCTTGCCCCTGGGCTGGATTCCGCACCCAGGGCACGTAGAGGTCTGAGCCTCCCCCAGGAACCAG AAAAACCTAAGGTGTATCAAGGTGTCCGGGTGAAGATCACGGTGAAGGAGCTGCTGCAGCAGAGAAGGGCACACCAGGCAGCCTCAGGGGGAACC CTGTCCGGAGGCAACAGTGTCCACCTTTCAGACCCAGTCCCACCATCTCCTGCAG gACTGTATTTTGAGCCTGAACCAGTTCCCTCCACGCCCAATTATTTCCAGCCCCAAGAATTTTCCAGTTGTGTTTCTTGTGAAGAAAACCCAAACTGCCTCGACCAGATCTTTGATTCCTACCTTCAGTCAGAGACACACCCGGACCCTTCGCTCAATTCCATGCAAAGTACTCCACACTATTTCCCAGACAGCTTCCAGGCTGCCCCTTTCTGCTTTAACCAGAGCCTG ACCCCAGGATCGTCTTCGGATTCCTCCACACTCTCTGGATCCTTAGACTACAGTTACTCTCCTGCTCAGCTCCCTTCATATGCTCCGGAGAATTACAACTCTCCCCCTTCTCTGGACACCAGGAACTGTGGCTATTCCTCAGAAGACTGCTCCTACCCTCACCTGCCCTCGCACACTCAGTGCGACCCCTTCTCCTCTGCCACCGCCTCCGTCTGCTGCTGTGCTTCCTGTGAGGCAGAGCACTTGGACCCCTTCAGAGTTTCAGAGTATTTTTCCCACCCCAGCACAGACTATGGGAACTTCGCTCCCTCAGCAGCAGCCACCAGTGATTTCTATCAGAGGGGAGCCAACTGGGACATCTGCTATAGTTAA